The following proteins are co-located in the Dyadobacter chenwenxiniae genome:
- a CDS encoding ABC transporter permease — MIRNYFKIAWRNVRSGGWYSTLNIGGLAVVLAVSLLLFWWVKDELTFDRFHSSADRIYQINARFGKGTDENTFTSTPGPVAVVARKQIPEVESVVRMGYYPGGTFRANGKTFNEKDNLVYTETSFLEIFDGFKVLYGNEKALFPEPNSVVLTRKLATKFFGNADAVGKTFENIETHISLTVSAVIEDAPDNSSLRHNMYVNLEVLKNTEPEKGERELVDENWDNYGFETYVKLGSNVRPENVAKKLTSIQASVLKGKPNLSDYQLQPLTDIHLYPVEGNGSVMKQVSILGVVAVLLLSIGCINYVNLTTARATRRCKEIGIRKVVGAGSAQLARQLLVESLLTLGLALILSIVFLQALLPLYASLTGKSGSIISLLDPQAWQMLVGSLAFCFLLAGIYPAVMVAKFNPIQALKGHSGQANGAVVRKLLVVKQFALATTLIVGTFIIGSQLRFIRERDPGFKREHVFTFNGRNFTPQFKQALGGQSSVSGISTSTDTPVNIQTGTASVDWDGKEKDRTLIMVQMGIDKDFISNFGIKILAGRDFSGSKSDSAHFILNETAVKETGIVDPVGKRFKHEGTEGTIIGIVKDFNITTIREPIWPLVMFSKPEQNYIVNVHTTGERAPAALGAAEKLWKQYLPAYPFEYTFLDANYNDLYRSEQQTGKLFNVFAGIAIVISCLGLLGLASFITEQRTKEIGIRKVLGATVLNVTTLLSKDFMKLVVVAIVIATPIAWFLMEQWLKDFAYKITIQWWMFLLAGCLSIITALLTISVQSVKAALADPVKSIKSE, encoded by the coding sequence ATGATTCGTAATTATTTCAAAATCGCCTGGCGCAATGTGCGCTCGGGCGGGTGGTATTCCACACTTAACATCGGTGGCCTGGCCGTGGTTCTCGCGGTGAGCCTTTTGCTTTTTTGGTGGGTGAAGGATGAGCTGACGTTCGATCGATTTCATTCTTCGGCGGACCGGATTTACCAGATTAATGCACGTTTTGGTAAAGGAACAGACGAAAACACATTTACGTCAACCCCCGGGCCTGTCGCAGTTGTAGCGCGAAAGCAAATCCCGGAGGTGGAAAGCGTGGTGAGAATGGGATATTATCCGGGCGGGACATTCCGTGCAAATGGTAAAACATTCAACGAAAAAGACAATCTGGTTTATACAGAAACCAGCTTTCTTGAAATATTCGATGGATTTAAAGTGTTGTACGGAAACGAGAAAGCGCTTTTCCCTGAACCCAATTCGGTTGTCCTGACTAGAAAACTGGCCACAAAATTCTTTGGAAACGCGGATGCCGTCGGGAAAACCTTTGAAAACATTGAAACCCATATTTCGCTCACGGTTAGCGCTGTCATCGAGGATGCGCCGGACAATTCTTCGCTCAGACATAACATGTATGTAAATCTTGAAGTTTTAAAGAACACGGAGCCGGAAAAAGGCGAGCGCGAGCTGGTCGACGAAAACTGGGACAATTACGGATTTGAAACGTATGTAAAGCTGGGTTCAAATGTAAGGCCTGAAAATGTGGCGAAAAAGCTAACCTCGATCCAGGCTTCGGTATTAAAGGGCAAGCCTAACCTGTCTGATTATCAGCTGCAACCCCTTACGGACATTCATTTGTACCCCGTGGAAGGGAACGGATCGGTGATGAAGCAGGTCAGTATTCTGGGTGTTGTTGCGGTGCTTTTATTGAGCATCGGTTGTATCAATTATGTGAATCTTACTACCGCCAGGGCCACGCGCAGGTGCAAGGAAATCGGCATACGGAAAGTCGTGGGCGCGGGTTCGGCGCAGTTGGCGCGGCAGTTGCTTGTCGAATCTTTGCTGACATTGGGTCTGGCGCTCATTCTTTCCATCGTGTTCCTGCAAGCCCTTTTACCGCTCTACGCAAGTTTAACTGGGAAGTCGGGCAGTATCATTTCACTTTTAGATCCGCAGGCATGGCAAATGCTTGTCGGCAGCCTTGCGTTCTGTTTTCTGCTCGCTGGAATTTATCCCGCAGTCATGGTCGCTAAATTCAATCCCATTCAGGCATTAAAAGGGCATTCGGGGCAGGCGAACGGCGCGGTCGTACGTAAGCTGCTGGTTGTAAAGCAGTTTGCACTTGCTACTACGCTCATCGTCGGAACTTTCATCATTGGCAGTCAGCTTCGTTTCATTCGTGAACGTGATCCGGGTTTTAAACGGGAGCATGTTTTCACATTCAACGGCCGCAATTTTACACCACAATTCAAGCAGGCGCTCGGCGGTCAGTCCAGCGTTTCAGGAATCAGCACCTCCACCGATACGCCTGTCAATATCCAGACCGGAACGGCCTCTGTGGATTGGGATGGAAAGGAAAAAGACCGGACGCTGATTATGGTGCAGATGGGCATTGACAAAGATTTTATTTCCAATTTTGGAATAAAAATACTTGCAGGACGGGATTTCAGCGGCTCTAAATCGGATTCGGCGCATTTTATATTAAACGAAACTGCTGTGAAAGAAACCGGGATTGTGGATCCTGTCGGCAAACGTTTCAAGCATGAGGGAACGGAAGGCACAATTATCGGCATTGTTAAAGATTTCAATATCACCACCATTCGCGAACCGATCTGGCCTTTGGTCATGTTCAGCAAACCAGAGCAAAATTATATCGTCAATGTTCATACCACCGGAGAACGCGCCCCAGCCGCGCTGGGTGCTGCGGAAAAATTATGGAAACAATATTTGCCAGCTTATCCATTTGAATACACATTTCTGGACGCGAATTATAACGATTTATACAGATCGGAACAGCAAACGGGCAAGTTATTCAACGTCTTTGCCGGCATCGCTATCGTCATTTCCTGCCTGGGATTGTTAGGGCTTGCATCCTTCATCACGGAGCAGCGAACAAAGGAAATCGGTATCAGAAAAGTGCTCGGAGCCACCGTTTTAAACGTGACCACATTACTTTCCAAAGATTTCATGAAGCTCGTAGTCGTCGCCATCGTGATTGCAACGCCCATTGCGTGGTTTCTGATGGAGCAATGGTTAAAAGATTTCGCTTACAAAATCACCATCCAATGGTGGATGTTTCTGTTAGCTGGCTGTTTGTCCATCATCACAGCCCTGCTCACCATCAGCGTTCAAAGCGTTAAAGCCGCATTAGCCGATCCTGTAAAATCCATAAAGTCGGAGTAA
- a CDS encoding YciI family protein: MKRFLLLIREDISRLAQMSEEEMQQDIAEMNGWVEELVRFDNFVSGEPLENEGQTIGKPVATDGPFIDSKEGISGYMIIQAENLEQAAAIAAQCPHIVQGKISIEVRPIMEISQES, from the coding sequence ATGAAAAGGTTCTTATTATTAATTCGGGAGGACATTAGCCGACTCGCTCAGATGTCCGAAGAAGAAATGCAGCAAGACATTGCCGAAATGAACGGCTGGGTGGAAGAATTGGTTAGATTCGACAATTTTGTTAGTGGTGAACCTCTGGAAAATGAGGGTCAAACGATTGGAAAGCCAGTTGCGACTGATGGTCCGTTTATTGATTCAAAGGAAGGAATCAGTGGTTATATGATCATCCAGGCCGAAAATCTGGAACAAGCGGCTGCCATCGCAGCGCAGTGCCCGCACATTGTGCAGGGAAAGATCAGTATAGAGGTGCGTCCCATTATGGAAATTTCGCAAGAATCGTGA
- a CDS encoding RNA polymerase sigma factor, whose amino-acid sequence MSEDISALLSQLYRSHFGKMVAVLMYHTGIKELAVSEDIVQEAFAIASKNWQKSVPDQPEAWLYKTIRNIAYNTLKKDSRKQVIEEDYIAQEVRQTSDQDILRVLFACLQPALPPKVQLVIVLRYVCGLRVKRIAALMACGEEGISKIIYRWRAQHTAENLLLDQNSAQPGEQKVRMALKVLYVMFTEGYQLGEDGNLADESLCEDALSLLQEIDKMGIEANGEVKVLHALLLYNLARARSRTNHLDELITWEEQDRTAWNKEMIAVANHYLLLSQRTSSRVSAFQLEAAIAFKHTSAKTYGETDWQGIAALYQRLAVASPSPFTKMGQAAALYFGGDEAAATAILNQLIANPFFQTYHLLHCFRARIYTDKGDTGNALASYKKALICPINAFERRFIAKKMHELTV is encoded by the coding sequence GTGAGTGAAGATATTTCCGCATTGCTTTCTCAACTCTACCGCAGCCATTTCGGAAAAATGGTTGCGGTTCTGATGTATCATACGGGCATTAAGGAATTGGCGGTTTCGGAGGACATTGTTCAGGAGGCGTTTGCGATAGCATCGAAAAACTGGCAAAAAAGTGTCCCCGACCAGCCGGAGGCCTGGCTTTATAAAACAATCCGGAACATTGCCTACAATACGCTTAAAAAAGACAGTCGAAAACAGGTCATTGAGGAGGATTATATAGCCCAGGAGGTGCGGCAAACTAGCGATCAGGACATATTGCGTGTGCTATTTGCGTGTCTGCAACCTGCTTTGCCGCCGAAGGTCCAACTCGTGATCGTGTTACGATATGTTTGCGGATTGCGGGTGAAACGAATTGCTGCATTAATGGCGTGTGGTGAGGAAGGAATTTCCAAGATCATTTATCGCTGGCGGGCACAGCATACGGCTGAAAATTTGCTCCTGGACCAGAATTCAGCACAGCCTGGCGAGCAAAAAGTGAGAATGGCATTGAAAGTCCTTTATGTCATGTTTACCGAAGGATACCAGTTGGGGGAGGATGGTAACCTGGCAGACGAGTCGCTGTGTGAGGACGCATTGAGCTTGTTGCAGGAAATCGATAAAATGGGCATTGAAGCCAATGGTGAGGTAAAAGTACTACATGCGCTGCTATTGTACAATTTAGCAAGGGCCAGGTCGCGAACTAATCATCTGGATGAGCTGATAACATGGGAAGAACAGGACCGAACGGCCTGGAACAAGGAAATGATCGCGGTAGCCAATCATTATTTGCTGCTATCACAAAGAACGTCGTCCCGGGTAAGCGCATTTCAGCTGGAAGCGGCCATTGCATTTAAGCATACCAGCGCCAAAACATACGGGGAAACGGACTGGCAGGGGATTGCAGCGTTATATCAGAGGCTTGCTGTGGCAAGCCCCTCGCCATTTACAAAAATGGGCCAGGCCGCCGCATTGTATTTTGGCGGCGACGAAGCTGCTGCCACCGCGATTTTGAATCAGCTGATCGCTAACCCTTTCTTTCAAACCTACCATTTGCTGCATTGTTTCCGAGCAAGGATATATACTGACAAAGGCGATACCGGCAATGCACTGGCCTCTTACAAAAAAGCGCTGATCTGCCCGATCAACGCTTTTGAGAGAAGATTCATAGCAAAGAAAATGCATGAATTGACTGTATAA
- a CDS encoding DUF1080 domain-containing protein yields the protein MKKIVRLLLILLAFQSYAQKKKEIPVTRKADYQVVMEPDKWEFKEGKVKFEDYKGHKAMKISQGSGQVVLKNVVFQNGTIEYDIEPVLPEFALSIYFHRKDEKEQEIVYLRAGKMGNKLANEGIQYTPYFDGVNMWDMYPEYQTPAMTKAGEWNHVKLVMNGARMQVFLNNAPRPVLDIPKLEGNETQGSIAFEGSSYIANVQVKPNETDGLSPLALPDLTDNDATYLRNWAVTAPQNLPDGNELSFRNLPQPSAFTDTISAERRGLVSLTRKYGASKSRRVVWLKTKITAKEAVKTNLHLGISDEIWVFLNNQMIFIDKNLFAQGMRKYPEGRISINNSATLLSLRPGGNELLIGVANDFYGWGIMARLESVEGITQTDQVADIIATAKEIEKLDLNQYEGTYGNADVNYKLRFIRKEKRLFVQVSDQEPAQLQTVGKDKFAFTTASATFDFLPEGKKLILRQGNESKEFRKE from the coding sequence ATGAAAAAGATCGTCCGATTGCTATTGATTCTGCTCGCGTTTCAAAGTTATGCGCAGAAAAAGAAAGAGATCCCGGTAACCAGAAAGGCAGATTACCAGGTTGTGATGGAGCCTGATAAATGGGAGTTCAAGGAGGGAAAAGTGAAGTTCGAGGATTACAAAGGCCATAAGGCCATGAAAATCTCCCAAGGTTCCGGCCAGGTTGTTTTAAAGAATGTGGTGTTCCAAAACGGGACGATCGAGTACGACATTGAGCCGGTACTTCCGGAGTTTGCACTTTCCATCTATTTCCATCGAAAGGACGAGAAAGAGCAGGAGATCGTGTATTTGCGGGCAGGCAAAATGGGCAATAAGCTGGCTAACGAGGGCATTCAGTATACGCCGTATTTCGATGGGGTGAATATGTGGGACATGTATCCCGAATACCAGACTCCTGCGATGACAAAAGCAGGTGAATGGAATCACGTCAAGTTAGTGATGAATGGTGCGAGAATGCAGGTCTTCCTGAATAACGCGCCCCGGCCTGTTCTGGACATCCCGAAACTGGAAGGAAATGAGACACAAGGCAGCATTGCTTTTGAAGGCTCCTCATACATTGCCAATGTACAAGTTAAACCAAATGAAACAGATGGACTCAGCCCACTGGCATTGCCGGATCTGACTGATAATGATGCAACTTATCTCAGAAACTGGGCGGTAACCGCTCCGCAGAATTTGCCCGATGGCAACGAGCTTTCCTTTCGAAACTTACCGCAACCTTCCGCATTTACCGACACCATCTCAGCCGAACGAAGAGGCCTCGTTAGCCTGACCCGCAAGTATGGCGCCAGCAAAAGCCGGCGAGTTGTCTGGCTGAAAACCAAAATCACCGCAAAAGAGGCCGTAAAGACAAATCTTCATCTGGGCATCAGCGACGAAATTTGGGTGTTTCTGAACAATCAGATGATTTTCATTGATAAAAACCTGTTTGCCCAAGGCATGCGGAAATATCCCGAAGGCCGGATTTCAATTAACAACAGTGCTACCCTGCTCAGCCTGAGACCGGGAGGAAACGAGCTGCTGATCGGTGTTGCGAACGATTTTTATGGCTGGGGAATCATGGCCAGGCTTGAATCCGTCGAAGGCATTACCCAAACGGATCAGGTTGCTGACATCATTGCCACGGCAAAAGAGATAGAAAAACTCGATTTGAATCAATATGAAGGCACTTACGGCAATGCAGACGTCAACTACAAACTCCGTTTCATACGAAAAGAAAAGCGGCTGTTTGTGCAAGTGAGCGACCAGGAACCGGCCCAACTTCAAACGGTTGGTAAAGATAAATTCGCATTCACAACCGCCAGCGCCACCTTCGACTTCCTGCCGGAAGGCAAGAAACTGATATTGAGGCAGGGAAATGAGAGTAAGGAATTCAGGAAGGAGTAG
- a CDS encoding AraC family transcriptional regulator, which yields MGYQTQYIHPDLKLSRFDDTFYKADVLFEQHLLVWLISGETKIVQGDQTHWFEAGDILLFPRNQLVTVINYPKYGLPHQSAVMHLTKQRLTDFYNKNKVEVRQMQPPVFRAFDRHPFLKSCLNSLIPYFDLREPLPENIASIKIEEAITILRTIDREIDHLLANFDEPGKISLTDFMEKNYMFNMPMDKFGYLTGRSLTTFKRDFKKTFQTTPQKWLTEKRLELAHYHIREKKRKPSEVYLEVGFENLSHFGYAFKRHFGYAPTEMAG from the coding sequence GTGGGATATCAAACACAGTATATTCATCCCGACCTGAAATTGTCGCGCTTCGACGATACATTTTACAAAGCCGACGTGCTTTTTGAACAGCATTTGCTGGTATGGCTGATATCGGGTGAAACCAAGATTGTGCAGGGTGATCAGACTCATTGGTTTGAGGCGGGAGATATATTGCTGTTCCCACGAAACCAATTGGTTACGGTCATTAATTATCCGAAATACGGCCTGCCCCACCAGTCAGCCGTTATGCATCTCACCAAGCAGCGGCTGACTGACTTTTACAATAAAAACAAGGTGGAAGTCAGGCAAATGCAGCCGCCGGTCTTCCGCGCATTTGACCGACATCCGTTCTTGAAAAGTTGTCTCAACTCGCTGATTCCCTATTTTGACCTGAGAGAACCCCTGCCGGAAAACATTGCGTCCATTAAAATCGAAGAAGCTATCACCATTCTCAGGACGATTGATCGGGAAATCGATCATTTGCTCGCCAATTTCGATGAGCCGGGTAAAATCAGTCTGACCGATTTCATGGAAAAGAATTACATGTTTAATATGCCGATGGATAAATTCGGCTATCTGACCGGCCGCAGCCTGACCACATTCAAACGTGATTTCAAAAAGACCTTCCAAACCACACCCCAAAAGTGGCTAACCGAAAAACGCCTCGAACTGGCACATTACCATATCCGGGAAAAGAAACGCAAGCCATCCGAAGTGTATCTGGAAGTAGGATTTGAGAATCTCTCGCATTTTGGCTATGCCTTCAAGAGGCATTTTGGCTACGCACCGACCGAAATGGCGGGTTAA
- a CDS encoding SDR family NAD(P)-dependent oxidoreductase, translating into MEQKTFSGNYGGALQKPVQSGFTAFSTAADVIKGIDLTGITAIVTGGYAGIGLETVKTFVGAGAKVVVPARDIQKAAKNLEGISNVTIEQMDLMDPASIDAFAGKFLLTGSSLHLLINNAGIMWVPLQRDARGYESQLATNHLGHFQLTLRLWPALKKAGNARVVNVSSYGHQMAPFNFEDPNFERRDYDTLSGYGQSKTANNLFALELDQRGKDVGVRAFSLHPGSVNGTDLGRVAPVELFQQMGTHDADGKIFPEVARKLKTIPQGAATTVWCATSPQLDGLGGLYCENADVAELDEGNIGQNYDDPFTLRGVKSYSLDADNARRLWKLSEELTGLKFAAK; encoded by the coding sequence ATGGAACAAAAAACATTTTCGGGCAACTACGGCGGGGCTTTGCAAAAGCCGGTTCAGTCGGGCTTTACAGCATTTTCTACTGCTGCTGACGTTATTAAAGGAATTGACCTGACTGGGATAACGGCTATCGTAACAGGCGGTTACGCGGGGATAGGGCTGGAAACGGTGAAGACTTTTGTTGGGGCAGGAGCAAAAGTTGTCGTGCCTGCACGTGACATTCAAAAGGCAGCTAAAAACCTGGAAGGCATTTCAAATGTGACCATTGAGCAAATGGACCTGATGGATCCGGCATCTATTGATGCATTTGCAGGGAAATTCCTGCTTACCGGAAGCTCGCTTCACCTGCTGATCAACAATGCGGGCATCATGTGGGTGCCGCTTCAACGCGATGCAAGAGGTTATGAATCGCAGCTGGCAACCAACCATCTCGGTCATTTTCAACTAACGCTGAGGCTTTGGCCGGCGTTAAAAAAGGCTGGTAATGCGAGAGTTGTGAATGTGTCTTCTTATGGCCATCAAATGGCTCCATTTAATTTTGAAGACCCTAACTTTGAGCGCCGGGATTATGACACATTATCGGGTTATGGTCAGTCCAAAACTGCAAATAATCTTTTTGCACTCGAACTTGACCAGCGCGGTAAAGATGTGGGTGTGCGTGCCTTTTCGCTTCATCCGGGATCGGTTAATGGAACGGATCTGGGCCGGGTTGCTCCTGTGGAATTGTTTCAGCAAATGGGCACGCATGATGCCGATGGGAAAATTTTTCCGGAAGTTGCCCGCAAATTGAAAACGATTCCGCAAGGAGCTGCGACCACAGTGTGGTGTGCAACCAGTCCGCAACTGGATGGTTTGGGTGGTTTGTATTGTGAAAACGCGGATGTGGCCGAACTGGACGAGGGAAATATCGGGCAAAACTACGATGATCCGTTTACGCTCCGCGGCGTCAAATCATATTCGCTGGACGCTGATAACGCAAGGCGGTTATGGAAATTGAGTGAGGAGCTCACAGGATTGAAGTTTGCAGCAAAATAA